The Hyalangium gracile genomic sequence ACGGGCGCTGGCGCACCGCCTCCGTCAGCATGCCGCCCTCGCCGTAGCCCACGTAGCCCGGCGGCGAGCCGATCAGGCGCGACACCGTGTGCTTCTCCTGGAACTCGGACATGTTGATCGTCGTGAGGAAGCGCTCGCCGCCGTAGAGGGCGTCGGCCAGCGCCAGCGCCGTCTCCGTCTTGCCCACGCCGCTGGTGCCCACGAAGAGCAGCACGCCGATGGGCGTGTTCGGGTTGCGGATGCCCGCGGTGGAGGCGCGCACCGTCTCCGCCACCGTGCGCAGCGCCATGTCCTGGCCGCGCACGCGGCCCCGGAGCGTCTCCTCCAGGTTGAGCACCGCGGTGAGCGAGCTGGAGCGCATCTTCCCCACGGGGATGCCCGTCCACCCGGCCACCACGCGGGCCACCACGTCCGCGTCCACGTCCGCGTGCACCATGGGAGACTCGCCGCCCAGGCGCTGGAGCGCCTCGCGCGCCTCGGCCACCTTGGCCTTGAGCTTGTCCTTGTCGGCCGGCTCCTTGGCGGTGTTCAGCTCGGCCAGGGCCTTGCTCAGCGCCTCCACCGCGTTGCGCTGCTCCTCCCAGCGCCCGCGCAGCGTGGCCACCTGATCCTGCACGGCCTTGAGCCGCTCCTCCACCGGCGTGCCATCCTCCGGCGGCGGCTTCTGCCCGGCGGCCAGCTCGCGATCGCGGGCGGCCTTCTCGCTCTCCAGCGAGGCCAGCTTCGCCTCCAGCTCCACCAACTCGTCCGGCCGGGCGCTCTGCTCCAGCTTCACGCGCGCGGCGGCCGTGTCCAGCAGGTCCACCGCCTTGTCCGGCAGCAGGCGGCCGGAGATGTAGCGGTGCGACAGCTCCACCGCCGCCACCACCGCCTCCTCGCGGATGGTGACGTTGTGGGCCTTCTCGTAGACGGCGCGCAGGCCGCGGATCATCAGCACCGCGTCATGCTCCGAGGGCTCGTCCACCTTCACCGGCTGGAAGCGCCGCTCGAGCGCCGGATCCTTCTCGAAGTATTTCTTGTACTCGGACCAGGTGGTGGCGGCCACGGTGCGCAGCTCGCCGCGCGCCAGCTCCGGCTTGAGCAGGTTCGCCGCGTCTCCGCCGCCCTGCGGCCCGCCCGCGCCGATCAGCGTGTGCGCCTCGTCGATGAAGAGGATGATCGGCTTGGGCGAGGCCTTCACCTCGTTGATGACGGCCTTGAGCCGGTTCTCGAACTCGCCCTTCACGCCCGCGCCGGCCTGCAGCAGGCCGAGATCCAGCCCGAGCAGCTCGACGTTCTTCAGGGACTCGGGCACGTCACCCTTGACGATGGCGAGCGCCAGGCCCTCCACGAGCGCCGTCTTGCCGACGCCCGGCTCGCCCACGATGATGGGGTTGTTCTTCCGGCGCCGGGACAGCACGTCGATCACCTGCCGGATCTCCCGGTCGCGGCCGAAGATGGGATCGATCTTCCCGTCACGCGCCTTCGCGGTGAACGAGGTGGTGAAGCGCGAGAGCGCATCCTCGCCCTTGGCCGGCGAGGCCCCACCCGCGGGAGCCGCCGCCGTCCCCGCCGCCGCCACGTCCGCCGCTTCCTTGGAGGCGCCCACCACCTCCTCGAAGGCCTTCTTGAGGCCCTCCTTGGGTACGCCATCCAGCTCCGGGTAGTTCTCCGCCGCGTACCGGGTGTAGCCGAGGATCCACTGCAGCATCAGCGCGCCGGAGCGCAGCCGCAGGGCGCCATACTCCAGCGAGGACACCACCCACGCGTCCTCGAACCACTGGAACAGGTCCGCGGAGAACTTCGGCTTGTCCGCGTTGCCGGTGCGCAGCCCGCGCAGGGTGTCCTCGATGCGGGCGATCACCTTGGCCCGGTCCACCTGGAAGTGGCGGAGGATCAGCGAGCTCTCGCTCGCCTCGTCATCCAGCATCGCCCTGAGCATGTGCTCCGGGATGATCTCGTAGCAGCGGGCGGTGTTGGCCCGGGAGACGGCTCCCTCCAGCATGCGCGTGGCGCTGGAGGTGAGACGCCGCACGAGGGTTTTCGGTTCGACGTGCATCAGATGACTCCTCTACGGGTACGAGAAAGGTCCTGCGGAACTCTATGGAGCGGCCGAGGCCGCGGTGCCCCCGCCCGACGGTAGCGGAACGATCCGCGTCCTCAAGCGAGGAGCCGCGCCCTGACGTCCGCCCAGATAGGTATTGCGTCCGAGCCTGGCCGGGCGCTTCGTCCCCAGCTTGAAGGCGCCCAGCACCTCATCGCTCACGCCCAGCTCCAGGGCGCACTCGAGCGGATCGCGCACCACCAGCGCCACCACCTCGCGCACCAGCGGGCTCAAGTCCCCCTCCGGCAGCAGGCGGTGGTAGGTGGAGCCGTCCAGCGGGGCGATGCCGATGATGAACTTGCCGGCGCGGTCGAACAGCCGCCCGCCGAGCATGACGTTGCGGCCGAGCTGGTAGTTGAGCTTGCCCAGCTTCGTGCGCTGCTCCTCCTCCACGTCCACCCAGCTGCCGGCGAACTGGCGGACGGTGACGCGGGCCTCGCCCAGCTCGTTGCGCAGCACGTCCGTGAGCCCCAGCTCCAGCGTCCGGGCCGTGCGCGCGCGCGTCGCCAGCAACGGGGCCAGCCGCAGCAGTTGGGCCACGGACAGGCCCACCGAGGGGCCGCGCTCGTACGTGTCCAGGCCCGCCAGCGCCAGCACCCGGCGGGACCACACGTCATCGCCCGCGCGCGTGGCCTCGCCCTCGGGCATGTAGCGCGACAGCGCCCGGTACAAGAGCGACAGCAGCCGGTGGTGGAACAGATCCAGGAAGTGTCGCCGCAGGGGCCGGTCCGGATCCTCCTGGGCGATCTCCTCGATCATGTACCCCGGCAGCGGAGACGACGCGCCGGTGAGCCCCAGGAAGGTGGTGACCACCTCGAAGACGTGCTTGGGGCCGCCCTGCGCCTCGCCCCACTCCGACACGCGCGGCACCAGCCGCACCTGGCTCACGTCACCCGAGCTGAAGGTCAGCGAGGGATCATGCCGGAAGCGGATGGCCTCCTCGGCCGGGGGCCCGTCTCCGCCCACGCGCACCGCGCTGGACGTCAGCCGCTCCAGCAGCGCCACCAGCGGGAGGAACCGCACGTCACCGGCCGCGAACTGGAGCGCCGCGTCCAGCCGGAAGCGGATCGTCTGATCGCCGCCCGCCTGGGCGCGCACCTGCATCGCGCCGGACGTCAGCCGCTCGAGCCGGGAGGCCAGCGACAGCGTCGCCAGCTCTCCGGACTCCTCGTCCGGCGTCTCCTCCCCGGTCAGACGATCGGCTGACGGCCGTTGCGTGGGGGCCACCGGTACTCCACCTGTGAGGGTTGGATGCGCAGGTGCAGCTCGCTGAAGGCGTTGAGGCTCACGTAGGACGCGAACATCTCGTCCAGCACGCTGCCGAAGAGGAAGGCATCCCCCAGTCCGGTGAAGCCCGCCTCCTCCACGTCGATCGTCACCTGGGAGCCACGCACGGGCGCCCCCTGCAGGAAGCGCGTGGCGGGCCTGGCCGTCACGCCGCGCAGCGACTCCACGCGCAATTGGTTGGCGCGCGCCGCCGGCTGATCCGCCGTCGCCTGGAAGTTGTACAGCTCCAGCAGCGCCTTCAGCGTGCCCGGATCCAGCAGCGAGCGCTGGTTCAGCGCCAGGTGCGACAAGAGCCGCCAGTGCAGCTCCGAGCCCAGCGGCGGCCGCACCGGCTTGGTCACCGCGATGATGTTGCGGAACTTCGCCGTCGTGGGAGACGCCGGCGTGGGCATGCTCAAGTCCCCCACCTGCAGCCGCGAGGGCAGCGAGCGGTTGGTGCACGTCAGATCGATGGAGAGCGTCTCCTCGGCCGCCGTGGGCATGGCATCCCGCGGGCTGCCCAGCGACAGGAACGTGTCGATGCCGTCATTGAGCGGCGACTGCGAGCGGCGCAGCCGGAAGAAGCGCGCGTTGTCCCCGGTGTTGTGCGCGAAGTCGAAGAAGGGCCGGTAGTCGAGCCGATCCGTGCGCCCGGCCTGCAGGCCGGTGACGGTGTCCACGGAGTAGACCTCCATGTGCTCGGGATCCAGCCCCGCGGCGCGCAGCAGGTGCTCGTGCCCCATCGTCCCCACGCGGATCGGATCCGAGGACGTGGTGAACAGGTTCACCACCGGCGCGCAGTGCAGCTTGAAGATGTCCTTGGGCACGCGCCCGGGCAGGGGCGGCGGGCGCTCGAACTCGAAGGCCAGCTCCAGCCGCTGGCCGGTGATGGACGCGGCCGCCTGCAGGCCCCGCACCTCCACGAAGAGGAACTTCTGCGGCAGCGTGAAGTACTCCTGCAGCAGCCGGTAGCCCTCGGGGGCCCGCGCCGGCCATGGCAGCAGCTGATCCTCGGGCGTGAAGCCCACCGCGCGCAGACACGTGGGCGGCAGCCGCACCGGCTCGCTCCCGGCCGCGCCGCGCACCAGCACCGCCTTGCAGTGCCGCATCAGCCACACCAGCAGCGTGGAGCTCACCGCCGGCTCGCCGTGGATGAAGAGCGAGAAGCCCTCCTCCTGGAACACCTCGCTGCGCCCCTGCTCGGCCACCTGGAACTGCACGCGCAGCACCGGCGCCAGCTGCGTGGACTGATCCAGCACCGTGTCCACCAGCGTCAGCGGCAGCAGATCCACCGCGCGCGTGGTGCGGAACACGCACGTCGTCCCGTCCACCGGCTTGGAGCCCACCTCCGCGCCCGCCGGAATCCTCGAGCGCCCGCGCAACAGCCGCGCGTGGGGGCTGAACTCCACCACCGAGCAGGACGGCATCACACGCAGGTAGTGCGGCAGCAGCAGGTCCACCAGGCCGTGGACCACCTCGGGCACCGCGTCGTCGATGCGCTCGCGGATGCGAGCCGTCAGGAACGCGAAGCCCTCCAGCAGCCGCTCGACGTCCGGATCGCCGCCGCGCTCCACCAGCATGCCGGCCAGCGCGGGATTGGCGCTGCCGAACGCCTTCCCCATCTCACGAAGATATGCGAGCTCGCTCTGGTAGTACTTGCTGAACACCCGTGGCTCCCACCTGTCACCGGCACGCTCACCACACTTCGACCTTCCCGCCCGGGGTCATCTGCGTCCGGAACCGCAGCACGCCTCGGGAACTCTTGTCCGCCGGCTGCGCGGTGATCTCGAACCGCAGCACCAGCGGATCCTCGTCCGGCACATGGCGGACGCTCACGTTGCGCAGGCGCGGCTCGTACTCCAGCACCGTGGCGCGAATGGTCGCCTGCAACGTCTGCACGGCCGTCGGGAACGAGTGGACCAGGTCCGTGAAGTCCACCACCCCGAAGTTCGGCACGGTCACCGCATCGCCCTTGCGCGTGTTGAGCAACACCCGCAGGTGCTCGACGATGGAAGTGGAGACGTCCATGTTGCGCGAGGACGTCCCCTCTTCCGACTCGATTCGTGACAGAAGCCCGCGCCCCGCCACTGTCGTGTCCTCTCCGGCTTCCGCCCGCGTGCGCCCGCTTCAGCCGGACGCACGCCGAGCGGACGCAATCAGCGCTGCTGATCCCAGGTGTCCTCGTGCGTCACGCCACCGTTGGTGTACGTCCACCCGATGGTGTGGAACACGAACGTGACCTCCTCGACCGGAGGCAGGGTGGAGGCGGCCGGCTCGAAGGCGTCCGGCAGCACCTGCTTGATGCTGGCGATGCGGCCCTTCTTGAAGTTCACCGTGTAGAACTGCTCGGTGGTGCCGTCGCCAGTGGGGTTCGGGCGGAAGAACTTGAAGGTGGCCTCGATGGCCTGGTTCTCCGTGAGCGCCTTCATCAGCAGCGGAGAGGACTTGTCGATGCGCTTACGGATGAGCAGCGGCTGGTACTGGCGCCGGCCGGTGGCGATGCCGGAGCCGGCCTCGCGCGCGGTGATGACGCTCTGCTCGTAGTAGACGCACTCGATGGAATCCTGGCGACCGAGGCTCACCTGGGTGCTCTCACCCTTGATGTCCGCGCCGTTCGCCTTCAGGTACAGGTGTACTGTCTCAGCCATTGGCTCTTCTCCTTCTTCCTTCTGCTGCTTCGTTGAGAGCTGCTTGGGGCCCCCCCTCCCTGGAGAGACCGGAACCGCGAGTGTAGCCGCCGGATCCCACACCTCCGGCGACCACGAGCGCCATCAGGGTTTTCCCCTAGATGCCGCTATTCCTTGTCCAGCTTGCCCACGAGGGACAGCGTGAAGGAGGCGCCCATGTACTTGAAGTGGGGGCGCACCTGGAGGTTGCAGCGGTACCAGCCGGGCTGGCCCTCCACGTCCTCCACCTTGATCCTCGCCGAGCGCAGCGGGCGCTTGGAGCGCACCGAGGGGGCCGGATCATCCATGTCCGCCACGTACTGGCCGATCCACTGGTTGAGCTCGCGCTCGAGGTCCGCGCGCTCCTTCCAGCTGCCGATCTGCTCGCGCTGCAGCACCTTCAGGTAGTGCGACAGGCGGGACATGATGAACATGTACGGCAGCTGCGTGCCCAGGCGGTAGTTCGTCTCGGCCGCCTTGCCCTCCGGGCTGTTGCCGAAGAACTTGGGCTTCTGCACGGAGTTGGCCGAGAAGAAGGCGGCGTTGTCCGACTCCTTGCGGAACACCATGCCGATGAAGCCCTCCTCGCTCAGCTCGTACTCGCGCCGCTCGGTGAGGAGCACCTCGGTGGGGATCTTCGTCTGGATCTCCCCCATGGCCTCGTACTGGTGCAGCGGCAGGCTCTCCACCGCGCCACCCGACTGCGGGCCGATGATGTTGGGGCACCAGCGGTACTTGGCGAACGAGTCGGCGATGCGGCTGGTCAGCGCGATGGAGGCGTGACCCCACAGGTAGCGATCGTGGTTGCCGATGACGTCCTCGTTGAAGTTGAAGGACTTCACCGAGATGGTCTTCTCGCCGTAGGGCAGCCGCAGCAGGAAGCGCGGCATGGCCAGCCCCACGTAGCGGGCGTCCTCGCTCTCGCGGAAGCTGTGCCAGCGCGCGTACTGGGGACCCTCGAACAGCGACTTCAGGTCCTTGAGGCCCGGCAGCTTCAGGAAGGACGTCTCCCCGAAGAACTCCGGCGACGCGTTGGCGATGAACGGGGTGTGCGCCATGGCCGCCACCGCCGCGCACTTCTGCAGCAGGGCGATGTCCTCCGGGCCCGGCCCGAAGTCGAAGTTGGCGCAGATGGTGCCGTAGGGCTTGCCACCGAAGACGCCGTACTCGTTGGAGTACACCAGCCGGTAGAGGCCGGACTTCACCGTCTCCGGAGCGTCCTCGAAGTCCGTGAGCAGGTCTTCCTTGGTGGCGTTCAGCATCTCCACCTTGATGTTCTCGCGGAAGTCCGTGCGATCGATCAGGAACTTCAGCCCGCGCCAGGCGGACTCGAGCGCCTGGAGCTTGGGGTGGTGGAGGATCTCGTTGACCTGCGCGCTGAGCCGCAGATCCACCTCGGCGATCATCGCGTCCACCAGCGCCTTGTCCACGCGCTCCGCGGAGCGGCCCGGGGCCAGCATCTCCGCGATGAAGGCCTGGACTCCCTTCCGGGCGACGTCATAGCCGTCGTCGCTCGGCTTCATCTTGGTCTCGGCAAGGATCTCGTCGAGCAGGGAGTTCTGGCTCTCGACAGTCGTTGCTGCGGCGGTATCCGCCTTGGCTTCAGTGCTCATCCGTGTTCAAGCCTCTCTATGCCTGGTGGCGGTGGCTACTTCTTGTCGCCCAGCCCGAGCTCCGCCATCAGCTTCTGGCGGCCCTCGGTGTCTCCGAGCAGCGCCTGGATCTTCTTGCGGAAGGCCGGCACGTTGCCCAGGGGGCCCTTGAGGGCGTTGAGGGCGGCGCGCAGCTCGAGCAGCTGCTTGAGCTGGGGCACCTGGTTGACGATGCCCTCGGGGGTGAAGTCGGCGAGGGTCGAGAACTTCAGCGACACCGCCATCTCCGCGCCCTTCTCGTTGGAGAGCTTGTCGGCGACGTTGATGTCCAGCCCGAGGTTCTGCTTGGTCATCACCTCGTTGAAGTTGGACTTGTCGATGTTGATGGGCGCCCGCTCCTCGACGGGGCGATCATCCTTGCGGCCGGTGTAATCCCCCACCATGAGGATCTTCAGCGGCAGCTCGACCTCGGCCTGCGCGCCTCCGGTCTCGGACTTGTAGACGATGTTGACGCGCTCTTTCGGCGCGACAGATCCTTCCTTGCTCACCTCGTGACCTCCTGGTTGGGAACGACGTTATCCCGCGCGGACTCACCGTAAGAGGCCCCCCCTCTCACAGAGACACCCTCAGGGCAGCGCTGGGATCGATCAGGCAGAGACGATGATACCGGGCGTTGAACTCCGACACCAGTCCTTCACCCGCCTTGGGCTGGGGGCGCGAGACGGCCAGCAGCCCCTCGAGACACTCCGCGATGAGCGCCGGCTCCCACACATCCAACCCCCGCTCGACCGCCTCGCGATCGAGCGCCTCGTACAGCGCTCGCGCCATGTTGGGCTGACCGCTGGCAGCGCAAAGTTTCGCGAGCGCCAGCCTGGCCTTGAAGCGCTTGCGGCTGGAGGTGGCCTCCTGCACGCGCTTCTGGAGCAGGGCGATCGCCTCGGGGGCCTTGCCGCCGCCCAGCAGCTTGCGCGCCTCGGCGAGCGCCGCCGCCTCGTCATCCCCCTGCCCCGCCTCGGCCTGCGAGGACGGAGCCGCGCCGCCGGAGGCCGCGGGTGGGGCCAGCTCCGACTCGAGCCACGCGCGCGTCTCGCCGTTGGCCACGGGCGAGCCATCGCCGAACAGGAACCTGGGCACGGCGGGCATGCGCTTGAGCCACGCGCCCAGCTCTACCAGCAGCGACTGACGCGCGGGCCCGAAGGTGGGCCCCAGCTCGGCCAGCGCGCGGGCGCTCAGGTAGTGCAGATCCACCCAGAAGCGGTGCTGCATGAGCGCGGACTCGGCCTCCTCGAGCACCTCGGCCCACTTGCCGTTGGCCGCCATCTTCTCGAGCTGCGTGCGCAGCGCCGGGGGCGGCGCGGGGATAGACGTCTTCCCGGAGGCGTCCGAGGGCGGCGGCTGCACCAGGTGCAGGTACAGGCCGACGCGCAGCATCCGGTAGGACTGCGGATCGGTGGCCACCGCGCGCCGCAGCGTGCCCGCCGCGCTCGCCAGCGCCGAGCCCGTCTGGCGCAGGAAGTCGGTGACGCCCTCGGCGCCGGACATCGTCGCCACGGGCGGCGTGCTGACGGCCGGGGGAGGAGGCGCCGCGGCCACGGGAGCCGTGACGGGCGCAATGGACGGCGGCGGCGGAACGGAGGTGGTGGGCCTGGCCTCGACGGGAGGCGGCGGCGGAGGCGGCGGGGCCTCCGCGGGCAGCGAGGCCTTGAGGCGCTGGACGCTCTCGAGCAGCGGGCGGACGGCGGGGCCGTTGGCCTCGAACTTCTGGCGCGACACCTCGGCCAGGCGCGCGGCGGCCACATCGAGCGCCTCGACGCGCTCGCGGGCGCCCGCGTCCACCGGCGTGTCGGCCAGCGTCTTGGAGGTGCGCTCGATCAGCCAGCCCAGGGCGTTGACGCGGCCACGCAGGCGCGCCAGCTCCGGGAAGAGGCCCGGCCAGTACCGGTCCATGATCTCGGAGACGACGGTGAGGCCCGTGGCGAGCCCGTCGAGCCCCTGCGTCTGGTACAGGCCATAGGCCAGGTACGTGGCGATGCGCAGATCCTTGGAGACGGTCTGGAGCACCTTGCCGCTGGAGTCCAGCACCATGCCCCAGTCCACCGCGCCGCCCGTCACGGCCTCGAGCTTGGCCATCTCGGCGACGACGGCCTCGTACTGAGCATTCGTCTTCGCGGCCGCGCCCGCGGGAGCCGCCGCGGAGCAGGGCTCGATCCAGCTCTTCGCCTTCTCCCGGAGTTGTTCGATCGAGACTGCCATGACGCCTCTCCCCTTGAGACTTCCCTCAGCCGCCGAATGCCAGGACCAACGACTCCGCCGTGGAGCCCGCGTCATCCAGCGCCTGACGCTGCTTCGAGTTGAGCGCCTGCTTCGCCGTCTCGATGGCGCCGGTGGCCTTGGTGCGCAGGGGCCACAGCTTCATGCTGGAGTGCTCGGGCCTGGCCAGGTGCAGCAGCAGCGTCGAGGACGGCGGCCCGAGCGACAGGAGCAGCCGCGGGGTCGGCCCCAGGTGCCAGAAGAGCGCCGGCGTCGTCCCCCGCCACTGCAGGAGCCGCCGCGCCATCTCCACCCAAGGATAGGGCCCGGTGGCCTCCGGGAAGGGACAGTCCAGCGTGACGCCGGGCTTGATGGGCTCCTTCCCGCGCTCGGCGGCGCACGCCATCATGAAGGTGCGGAAGGCGTAGTACTGCGCGCCCGCGGGGGCACCCTCCCCGGTGAACTGCCCCACCAGCGCGGAGGCGGGAGCGGCCAGCGCCCGGCGCCGGTACGTGTCGGCGGCGGCCGAGTCTCCGGAGGCGTCGGCGCCCAGCGCATCCACGCGCTTGCCCAGCTCGTCCGCGGACAGCGTGGCCGCGTCCGCCAGGAGCTTGCGCGCCCCGGCGAAGAAGGCCTGGTGCGAGCCCTGCAGCGTGGCGGAGTTGCCGGACACCGGCCCCATGTCCACGGGCACGTAGACGGCGAGCGGGAACTGGCGCCCCACCTTGTCACTGCTGGGGGCCATCATCCCCACCAGCGCCTGACGGCCGCCGGCCGCGGTGTAGACGAAGCAGATGGGCTCGGCGGGCAGCGTGAGGTTGGCGCGGCGGACGGCCTCGTGCCCCTCCTCCAGCCACCGGTGGAACTGCACCGAGACGGGATCCGTCGCGTTCCAACGGATGAAGTCTCCCTGGCATGGCGCCTTGCCGAGCAGCGCCACGGCGTTGGCTTTTACCCCGAGCATCCGGCCCCCCTTCCGATCGTTCTCGGAGGATTGACGCCCGGTGCGCGGAACGGCTGGAGCATCCCGGTACCGGGGCCCGGAGATGTTCCAAAGAACGGCGTGGCGGTGCGCGCGGGGCGGAAGTCGATCACCACGTCCGCGCCCACCGAGGGCATCTTCCACGTCACGGAGAACACGCGCGCGCCCTTGTCCACCTGCGGCACGCCGGCCTCCATGAGGCGGAACAGGCCCCACTCCCCTTCCTGATCGAGCGTCTCCACCTGGCCGCGGTTGTTGCGGACCTTGATGAAGGCACCGGACTTCTTTCCATCCCCCGGCCAGGCGAACGAGTGCCACTCCTCGGGGCCGTTCTTGTACTCCACCGTCTTGCCGTCCACGGAGAAGCTGATGGAGGCCAGCTGCGGCGAGGGCCGGATGTGGATGGTGAAGTTCATGCCGGGCTCGGCGCCCTTGGAGGCGAACAGCGAGGTGGTGATGGCGTCGGCGCGCTCCAGGAAGCTGAACAGGGCCGCGCCGAAGGAGACGCCGCCCACGCCGCGCACCGGCTTCCACTTGGCGCCCACCTTGCGCACGTTCTCCTTGAGCGAGGCGTTGTAGAAGCCCCACACCGTGCCGGCCTCGGGCCGGTAGAAGTCCGCCACGTCCTGCAGCGCCGCGTCGTGGCCCGTCTTGTTGAACGGGTAGCGGCCGGCCAGGTTGCGCTTGAAGGTGTCGGACACCTCGCTGCACCAGCCCTGGTTGAGCTCTCCGCCCACCGCGCCGCTGACGGCGCTGGAGGCCACCTCGAGCGGCGGCATCAGCAGCCGGTTGAGGAAGGGCCGGATGTTGGGATCCTCCTGGCCGTTGATGAGCGACTGGGCGGACACCTTGGCGGTGGACAGGCGCGCCACCAGCGCCTTGTTCTCGGAGGGGTTCTCCACGAACTGGCGGAGCGCGTCGCGCACGAACACCAATTGCTCCTGGTACAGATCCAGCTGGGTGGACTCGGGCGGCGCGTCCTCCGTGGCGGGCTTGGGCGGCACGCCGAACTTCACCAGCGAGTCGAAGGCCGCCTGCACGTGCAGCGCGGTGTACTGGATCTCGCCCGTCTCCTCGCCGCCGGGGACGAACTTGGCGCCGATGGCCATGGCATCCTTCTGATCCTTGGAGGCCTTCTTCTCGAGCTTCTGCTTGAGCTTGCCGAGGATGTCCTCGCCGGCCTCCTCCACGGCGCTCTTGTTGGGCAGCTTGCCGTT encodes the following:
- the tssA gene encoding type VI secretion system protein TssA; translated protein: MAVSIEQLREKAKSWIEPCSAAAPAGAAAKTNAQYEAVVAEMAKLEAVTGGAVDWGMVLDSSGKVLQTVSKDLRIATYLAYGLYQTQGLDGLATGLTVVSEIMDRYWPGLFPELARLRGRVNALGWLIERTSKTLADTPVDAGARERVEALDVAAARLAEVSRQKFEANGPAVRPLLESVQRLKASLPAEAPPPPPPPPVEARPTTSVPPPPSIAPVTAPVAAAPPPPAVSTPPVATMSGAEGVTDFLRQTGSALASAAGTLRRAVATDPQSYRMLRVGLYLHLVQPPPSDASGKTSIPAPPPALRTQLEKMAANGKWAEVLEEAESALMQHRFWVDLHYLSARALAELGPTFGPARQSLLVELGAWLKRMPAVPRFLFGDGSPVANGETRAWLESELAPPAASGGAAPSSQAEAGQGDDEAAALAEARKLLGGGKAPEAIALLQKRVQEATSSRKRFKARLALAKLCAASGQPNMARALYEALDREAVERGLDVWEPALIAECLEGLLAVSRPQPKAGEGLVSEFNARYHRLCLIDPSAALRVSL
- the tagF gene encoding type VI secretion system-associated protein TagF: MLGVKANAVALLGKAPCQGDFIRWNATDPVSVQFHRWLEEGHEAVRRANLTLPAEPICFVYTAAGGRQALVGMMAPSSDKVGRQFPLAVYVPVDMGPVSGNSATLQGSHQAFFAGARKLLADAATLSADELGKRVDALGADASGDSAAADTYRRRALAAPASALVGQFTGEGAPAGAQYYAFRTFMMACAAERGKEPIKPGVTLDCPFPEATGPYPWVEMARRLLQWRGTTPALFWHLGPTPRLLLSLGPPSSTLLLHLARPEHSSMKLWPLRTKATGAIETAKQALNSKQRQALDDAGSTAESLVLAFGG